The DNA sequence attgcaactggggaaacaaagaggttgtgataccggcaccaGAAGAAGCGATCACCACCCACGTGGAAGGAttcctgagtgtttacacttatcctttcacgctaGGTCCCCTCGACCCGATCATCGTAGACTtctgcaagaaataccaggtgaccctcggccaaattcacccctatttctggaggatcgtgatactgctccgtttctttgtgagaaaaatcgacgggcttcccttcacccttgACCACCTCATATGATTATATAGCCCTCGATTCTATCGAGGTGGGCTGATAAAACTTCAATGCCAGGCCACCAAGGCTCTTATCTCGAGTATAGGTGAAGACAAAGATCagggctggatgggccggttcgttcgggtgaagaccacAAACCTAATCCCAGCTGAGAACATGCCATTTCCtcagaaatggaatatgaaatataaGTATGATTCCGTCTTTAATTTATGTTCGTTGTCTTTACTTCCTCATCCTTTGTTATCCGTGTTTTTCTCGATGCAGCcgttgcttggatgccgggtgcGGTTCCTAACCTCGAGAACTGGGTTAGGAGCCTGGTTTCGACGTCAACACATGCAGAGcacgatttgtcaaagggtcggtgggaggcttGTACTTATGGTAAGCCTTTTTCCCGACTTACCGATTTGTCTATCATTCAAACATCTTTTTAAATATGAGTTTActtactttctccttttgtaggtctcGGAAAGGACGCGACTATGAGACCCCCGTCCGATGATGAAGAAGTTTCATCACCTATCTCGAAACCAACAAAGGAGAATAAGAGGAAAAAGGCCTCGAATCTTagggtcaaaaacccaagaaAAGAACAGCCCGTAAACCCAAGGGGAACACAATTCCACTGACTATGGAGTCAGTCCAAAGgctaagggaagaagaagaagaagaagaagaagaagaagaagaagaagaagaagaagaagaagagaaagaaaatgaTTCTAGGCTGATGGCCCGTGCGCGAGCTAGCAACGAGATTCAGAGAACTCCAGAACTGGTGGGAGTTGATACTACTCCATCTAGGCTTAatgaggtcgaggaggagacttcgtCCCAAGTACCCGAGCCGAGAGGAACCGAAGATGCTTTATCTTGGGGCAAAGAGACCGTTGAAGAGGTGGTGGATACTGGTGCAGAAACCGGGCTCGAGGCTCCCCAAGACGGAGACGCCCCCCCAAAAGACCCACTTAGGGAAATAGATATCGGGGATTCCCCCTCGTTTCCTTTATTTTCTAAGTCGATGATATGCGACGCTCAGGCCGTGGAAACGTATTACGGGGAAGGAGCCCACGGAGATGAAGATCATTTCCGTGATTATTTTGTTGGGGTAGAAGGTGTCACCggtctgagtgacttggaggttCCGAAGAAGAGTTCGGGCGAGGCATCCTCGAGTTTTAGACTGACCAATCAATTTTCGGCCCCTAGTTCCGATCCTGGGTGCAAGTGAACAATCGTTATCACGATCCCGGAGGATTATCGGGTTCTTGTTTcccccgtaggggtggctagCTACCTCCGACGTTTGGTCACAGAAGAAGACCAAGCCCAGATGGACGAGGTAGGGGTGCcttgtcttttcaacgaagcCCAACATGCCCTGAACCGGGTaagtttatattttctttgtcaattttcatacttgtacttttctctccttgtataattccttctttctatttttgtaagcttctgtgcttcatcacgaggctttcTTCCAATCTTGAGGGGAGCTGAGCCAGTATGAAGCCGAAAACcgagggcttactgaggagagagatgccttcaagcttctcaTTGAGAAGAGAGAAGGGGAAGCAAAAGGACTTCGGGCTGAGCTAGAAGTAGCTCAGAAAGAACAAGCTGATCTGGCCGAGCAtgtaaaaagaatctttgaagttaataaCACTGACTCGGGCGTGGTGGATAACAGTTCGGTCCCACAGTTTCAGCGAAATCTTGATGTGATCGGACAACTTCTTAAGGAAGTGGACACAGTGAAAGCGGAGGCTGAGGCGTAgaagaagaacatggaccgccttTCCTCAGAAAAGGAAGCTGCCTGAGCTCAACTGGCCTCGGCTGAGACCCAACTCCGAATCTTGAAAGATAAGGCCTTGGTGTAATCCAAGAAAAttgaggagttccagtctcggttggGTTCAGCATCTTCCCATCAAGAGCGACTGGCCACAGAACTTAcagcggccaaatcggaggtcgaaaCGGCAAAGGCTAATGCTGATGCAATAGTGGTCGTCTACCAGTCCGATGCTGAAGCTactcaggttcgagcaaaggaggttgccgaagctgctcaagctcgagcaaactgggttgccgaagctgctcaggctcgagcaaactaggttgccgagcatgctaaatgctaGTCTCGTagggagactctcgaggagatccatgctcgtggcttcgatcttacagccgagatcgagaatgctaaggagctCAAAGCTGAGGCCAGAGTGTTGGCcttttctgatgatgatgattctaGGAGTATTAGCGGATCTGAATGTAGAGAAGGCCTCGAGAGCGAAGATGCTTCTCCCGGtgaagactaagtcctttagcattagtattttttgtgtttcttttaagactATTTCGGTCTTTTGTAGAGAGATTTGATCGGGCCATATTGCCATTATAAATGATTtttgactttatatatatatttaacgtgtgtatatatatatatatatatatatatataaactttcttcctttctgccttataaaattatgaagttgtattctaatgtccgaggtttagacaatttgattgaAACCGAACTAGTATAGCCCTTAAGATTTAcgattgagtgagtgcttgctcaaactcgaaataaggtaacccttaggttttttatttgagcaaggatggtctctcgaactcaaagcaaaaacagcccttaggcttttgtattaggccgatatagcctttgtaaaaagattgtttatggctttctccccttttcggcttgaaaaaggtttttatcatttgtatttacaaaacttgtaatgccttagcatgcaATAAGGAactgttcgagagttcgaataattttgtactcattagagttttcgaggcttgatattatcgaaacCTTTTATGATTTTGTCGGGGGCAAcccttttaaccggtttatgagagAATTCGAAGGCCTGCTTTGTTAcagaattcggacgtctccgaaccgtgttaattcggccgtagcctttttagtttggGATTTtccccttgggcttattttcccattttacttcgagcttgcccgaagtaTCAATCCCCGAAAGGGTGGCCtataaaaatcgagggttgcctaaaaggtcttatgatctcggaGTTTTAATAAAATgatctcgtttatttttcggACGGCAGTCCGCGAGTGTGGGGGTAATTATCATAACTCTGgttatggtcggcccttaagcctgtttacataatagatctagagtatgaaattataaagtaaaaggtcttatgatctcagAGTTTTAATAATTTGATCTCTTTAATTTTTCGTACAGCAGTCCCCGAGAGTGGGGGTAATTATCATAACTCTGGTTATGATTGGCCCTTAAGCCtatttacataatagatcgagagtatgaaat is a window from the Nicotiana tomentosiformis chromosome 10, ASM39032v3, whole genome shotgun sequence genome containing:
- the LOC138900239 gene encoding uncharacterized protein codes for the protein MESVQRLREEEEEEEEEEEEEEEEEEEKENDSRLMARARASNEIQRTPELVGVDTTPSRLNEVEEETSSQVPEPRGTEDALSWGKETVEEVVDTGELSQYEAENRGLTEERDAFKLLIEKREGEAKGLRAELEVAQKEQADLAEHVKRIFEVNNTDSGVVDNSSVPQFQRNLDVIGQLLKEVDTSRLGSASSHQERLATELTAAKSEVETAKANADAIVVVYQSDAEATQSRRETLEEIHARGFDLTAEIENAKELKAEARVLAFSDDDDSRSISGSECREGLESEDASPGED